One Thermodesulfobacteriota bacterium DNA window includes the following coding sequences:
- the dxs gene encoding 1-deoxy-D-xylulose-5-phosphate synthase yields MYLEKVDYPSDLKKLSLNDLSHLCSEIRELIVKTVSRTGGHLSSSLGVVELTVAIHYVFDAPKDKIIWDVGHQCYAHKILTGRKNLFHTLRQDGGISGFPSRQESVFDTFNTGHASNSISVAVGLAEAKKKLNSDEKIIVVIGDGALSGGMAFEALNHAGHAKSDILVILNDNEMSISRNIGALSSYLNRIMTGEFVSKARERVKTILKNIPAFGNRVYKVARYMEEVAKGLVVPGIFFEELGFQYFGPTDGHNLHVLVETLRNLKRLKGPILLHVVTKKGKGYEHAEKDPEKFHGVTPFDLRTGEIKKEALPTYTDIFGSTILKLAEMDDKVIAITAAMSLGTGLSRFAKVFPDRFYDIGIAEEHAVTFAAGLSLMGFKPYVAIYSTFLQRAYDQILMDVCLQNIPLCFCIDRGGIVGPDGPTHNGVFDLSYLRHMPNMVVMAPKDENELKNMLFSAYYYGRPVAIRYPRGEVLGVQVDDDFSLVPFATWEILKDGKEIFILACGRMVSEAMGAADRLKEYGISCGVVNGRFVKPIDYETLKEVAKRAERLVTLEENSLIGGFGSGILEALTDMEIFIPVKRIGVPDQFLPHGSQKTLRQKLGLTEDKIAETIREWLRKD; encoded by the coding sequence ATGTACCTCGAAAAAGTCGATTACCCGAGTGACTTAAAAAAACTGAGCCTTAACGACCTAAGTCATCTGTGCTCCGAAATTCGGGAACTTATCGTAAAAACAGTATCCCGCACAGGCGGCCACCTCTCTTCAAGCCTAGGTGTTGTTGAACTTACAGTCGCAATTCATTATGTCTTTGACGCTCCAAAGGATAAGATAATCTGGGATGTGGGACATCAGTGTTACGCACATAAGATTTTGACTGGCAGAAAGAATCTCTTTCACACACTGAGACAGGACGGCGGAATCAGCGGATTTCCATCAAGACAAGAAAGCGTTTTTGATACCTTCAACACAGGTCATGCCAGCAATTCCATATCTGTTGCAGTAGGTCTTGCGGAAGCAAAAAAAAAGCTAAACTCAGATGAAAAGATAATAGTCGTTATCGGCGACGGGGCTCTCTCCGGGGGTATGGCATTCGAAGCCCTAAACCACGCAGGACACGCAAAAAGCGACATACTAGTCATACTTAACGATAACGAGATGTCGATCTCCCGCAATATTGGTGCCCTTTCTTCTTACCTTAATCGAATAATGACGGGTGAGTTTGTATCAAAAGCGAGAGAAAGGGTAAAAACCATCCTTAAGAATATTCCCGCGTTCGGGAACAGAGTTTATAAAGTGGCACGGTATATGGAAGAGGTAGCAAAAGGCCTCGTCGTTCCTGGGATCTTTTTCGAAGAATTAGGATTCCAATATTTTGGACCGACAGATGGACATAATCTCCACGTACTCGTTGAAACCTTAAGGAATTTAAAAAGGCTTAAAGGGCCCATTCTCCTCCATGTAGTGACAAAGAAGGGTAAGGGTTACGAGCATGCCGAAAAAGACCCGGAAAAATTTCACGGTGTCACGCCGTTCGATTTGCGTACAGGGGAAATAAAGAAGGAGGCACTTCCCACATATACCGACATCTTTGGTTCAACTATTCTTAAGCTTGCGGAAATGGATGACAAAGTCATTGCCATAACTGCGGCGATGAGTCTTGGGACAGGGCTTTCCCGTTTTGCCAAGGTTTTTCCTGATAGGTTTTACGATATAGGGATAGCAGAAGAACATGCGGTAACATTCGCGGCAGGGCTTTCCCTTATGGGTTTTAAGCCGTACGTGGCAATATATTCTACTTTCCTACAGAGGGCCTACGACCAGATTCTTATGGACGTATGTTTACAGAATATCCCTCTCTGTTTCTGTATCGATAGGGGAGGTATAGTTGGGCCAGACGGGCCAACCCATAATGGAGTCTTTGATCTATCTTATCTACGCCATATGCCGAATATGGTAGTTATGGCCCCAAAGGATGAAAATGAGCTCAAAAACATGCTCTTTTCAGCTTACTATTATGGAAGGCCTGTCGCGATTAGGTATCCAAGGGGTGAAGTTCTTGGTGTTCAAGTGGACGATGATTTCAGTCTCGTTCCCTTCGCAACCTGGGAGATCCTAAAAGATGGAAAGGAAATCTTCATTTTGGCGTGTGGAAGAATGGTCTCTGAGGCTATGGGTGCGGCCGATAGACTTAAGGAATACGGGATAAGTTGTGGGGTTGTAAACGGAAGATTTGTGAAACCTATCGACTATGAGACGTTAAAAGAGGTTGCAAAAAGAGCAGAAAGACTGGTCACTCTCGAGGAAAACTCCCTAATAGGTGGTTTCGGTTCAGGAATACTTGAAGCTCTGACTGACATGGAAATTTTTATTCCGGTAAAGAGGATCGGTGTGCCAGATCAATTTTTGCCCCACGGAAGCCAAAAAACCCTAAGACAGAAGCTTGGATTAACGGAAGATAAGATAGCAGAAACCATAAGGGAGTGGCTAAGGAAAGACTAG
- the greA gene encoding transcription elongation factor GreA: MKIPITKEGYEKLKRERDYLISKKRPEILKAIEEARAHGDLSENAEYDAAKEEYQLLQKKIAEIEEMLEKSTVMEPNSNSSECAFGSKVKLKNVDTGDIVIYQLVGPFESDVKSGRISVTSPLGKALLGRRVGEEVRFSAPGGEKIYEVLEIE, from the coding sequence ATGAAGATTCCTATAACAAAAGAAGGTTACGAAAAGTTAAAAAGAGAAAGGGACTATCTCATCTCGAAAAAAAGGCCAGAAATTCTAAAAGCAATAGAAGAGGCAAGGGCCCATGGCGATCTTTCTGAGAATGCGGAGTACGATGCGGCAAAGGAAGAGTATCAGTTACTCCAGAAAAAGATAGCGGAAATAGAGGAGATGCTAGAAAAATCGACCGTAATGGAGCCCAACTCGAATAGCTCGGAATGTGCTTTCGGATCGAAGGTGAAATTGAAGAACGTTGATACAGGGGACATAGTTATCTATCAGCTAGTAGGTCCCTTTGAATCGGACGTTAAATCGGGAAGAATATCTGTCACGTCTCCTTTGGGTAAAGCACTACTTGGAAGGCGAGTAGGAGAAGAAGTACGATTCTCTGCGCCAGGGGGAGAAAAGATTTACGAGGTTTTGGAGATCGAGTAA
- the xseB gene encoding exodeoxyribonuclease VII small subunit, protein MKFEEGIKRLEEIVRSLEEGNLGLDEALELFKEGIALTNELSRRLDEAEKKVELIVKKENGTVEKVPFLVEE, encoded by the coding sequence ATGAAGTTCGAAGAGGGTATTAAAAGACTCGAAGAAATTGTTCGGTCATTGGAAGAGGGAAATCTAGGTTTAGATGAGGCATTAGAGCTCTTCAAGGAAGGGATTGCTCTCACAAATGAGCTTTCAAGACGCTTGGATGAGGCCGAAAAGAAAGTGGAGCTTATAGTCAAGAAGGAAAACGGAACAGTAGAAAAGGTCCCTTTTTTGGTAGAGGAATGA
- a CDS encoding polyprenyl synthetase family protein: MNLQSYLNEKRLLVENCLREIFVSLKDVPAILKESMEYMLFSEGKKIRPILAIATCESLGKPIDKLLPFACAIEMIHTYSLIHDDLPSIDNDDIRRGKPTCHKVFGEAVAILAGDALLTEAFRIMSDNRFTEDVNPKTVKRIIFEIAQAAGAEGMVGGQILDVMYDGQEGSKSIVDYIHWHKTCALIRASVRVGAIMGGAKKKELKALTRYGECVGLAFQIVDDILDFEGDEGLVGKRLKKDTAKQTYVKHYGITTSKLKVEKLIEEAIESLSFMGERGKILRELAFYIGRRTF, from the coding sequence ATGAATCTCCAATCCTACCTCAACGAGAAAAGGCTTCTTGTGGAGAATTGTCTGCGAGAAATATTCGTATCGTTAAAGGATGTTCCTGCTATATTAAAAGAGTCCATGGAGTATATGCTCTTTTCAGAAGGGAAGAAGATAAGGCCGATTCTAGCGATTGCCACATGCGAGTCCCTTGGCAAACCTATAGACAAACTCCTTCCGTTTGCCTGTGCGATAGAAATGATCCACACTTATTCTCTTATCCACGACGATCTTCCAAGCATAGATAACGACGACATAAGAAGGGGTAAACCTACTTGCCATAAGGTCTTTGGGGAAGCTGTGGCCATTCTTGCCGGAGATGCCCTTTTGACTGAGGCCTTCAGAATAATGAGTGACAACCGATTCACTGAGGATGTGAACCCTAAAACGGTAAAGAGGATAATATTCGAGATAGCTCAGGCAGCGGGTGCAGAAGGAATGGTGGGAGGACAGATCCTAGATGTTATGTACGATGGCCAAGAAGGATCTAAAAGCATAGTCGACTATATCCACTGGCACAAGACTTGTGCCCTGATCAGAGCCTCTGTCAGGGTTGGGGCGATCATGGGAGGAGCAAAAAAGAAGGAACTAAAGGCCCTTACCCGCTATGGGGAGTGCGTAGGTTTAGCCTTCCAGATAGTTGATGACATTTTAGACTTTGAGGGAGACGAGGGGTTGGTTGGAAAAAGATTGAAAAAAGATACAGCAAAGCAGACCTACGTTAAACACTACGGAATAACGACATCGAAGCTTAAAGTGGAAAAACTGATAGAAGAGGCTATAGAGTCTTTAAGCTTTATGGGAGAGAGAGGAAAAATACTCCGAGAGCTTGCATTTTACATAGGAAGAAGGACCTTTTAA
- a CDS encoding cysteine desulfurase, with amino-acid sequence MNVIYLDHISANPLHPEVKKAMIEYIETDGFGNPQGQHKIGDRANEILEAQREKVAALIGAKPEEIVFTSGGTESTNHAIKGVAFALQKKGKHIITSNIEHQAVSRPLRVLMKMGFHVTSVSVDRYGLVDPEDVKKAIRSDTILITIMHANNEIGTIEPIAEIGKIAKERGIVFHTDAVASCGNIPVNVDELNVDLLSLSANQFYGPSGVGALYIRQKTPIVPILDGGIQEGGRRAGTHNMIGIVGLGKAAELAMIEMPQRMEKLKFLKKEMIKRVLEIEDVTINGHPEQSLPGLLSCSFDYIEGESLMLLLDEAGICVSTRSACASGSLRASHVLTAIGLDYVRAQGTIIFSFGRDNTIEDIERTFEALKKSVNFLREMSPLYKRKK; translated from the coding sequence ATGAACGTAATTTACCTCGACCACATATCTGCAAACCCGCTTCATCCAGAAGTAAAAAAAGCCATGATCGAATACATCGAAACCGATGGGTTCGGCAACCCCCAAGGTCAACATAAAATAGGAGATAGGGCAAATGAGATTTTGGAGGCTCAAAGAGAAAAAGTTGCGGCTCTTATAGGAGCAAAACCAGAAGAGATAGTCTTCACTTCAGGCGGGACAGAGTCCACGAATCACGCGATAAAAGGTGTTGCCTTTGCTCTCCAGAAAAAAGGTAAACACATAATAACTTCCAATATTGAACACCAAGCCGTTTCTAGGCCATTGAGAGTTCTCATGAAGATGGGCTTCCACGTAACATCCGTAAGTGTTGATAGATATGGACTTGTAGATCCTGAAGATGTTAAAAAGGCCATAAGAAGCGACACGATTCTTATAACGATCATGCACGCCAATAACGAAATAGGAACCATAGAACCTATAGCAGAGATAGGAAAAATAGCGAAAGAGCGGGGAATAGTTTTCCACACTGATGCCGTAGCCTCCTGCGGGAATATTCCAGTTAACGTGGACGAACTGAACGTGGACCTTCTGAGTCTCTCTGCTAACCAGTTCTATGGGCCATCAGGAGTAGGTGCCCTCTACATAAGGCAAAAGACTCCGATCGTTCCAATTCTAGATGGGGGTATACAGGAAGGTGGAAGAAGGGCCGGAACGCACAACATGATTGGGATAGTTGGACTAGGGAAAGCTGCAGAACTAGCAATGATTGAGATGCCCCAAAGGATGGAAAAGTTGAAGTTTCTAAAGAAAGAGATGATAAAGAGGGTACTGGAGATAGAAGATGTGACAATAAACGGTCATCCAGAACAGAGTCTTCCAGGGCTTCTTTCCTGTTCGTTCGATTATATAGAAGGAGAGTCCCTGATGCTTTTACTCGATGAGGCGGGAATATGTGTCTCAACGAGATCAGCCTGTGCCTCAGGTTCGCTTAGAGCATCCCATGTTTTAACAGCGATAGGACTCGACTATGTAAGGGCGCAGGGGACAATCATATTTTCCTTCGGGAGAGATAATACGATTGAGGATATAGAACGGACATTCGAGGCCTTGAAGAAGTCGGTTAACTTTTTAAGAGAGATGTCACCCCTTTATAAACGTAAGAAGTAG